From the Actinopolymorpha singaporensis genome, the window GCCCGCCACGATCACCACGCTGTCGCCGCGCCGGCAGCGCCCGACCGCCAGCAGCGCCCGGTCGACCTGCTTCACCATCTCGTCGGTGTGCGACACGGTGGGCACCAGGAACGTCTCCACGCCCCAGGTGAGAGCCAGCTGCTGCCGGACGATCTCCTCCGGGGTGAACGCCAGCAACGGGACCCGCGAGCGGTAGCGGGCCAGCCGGCGCGCGGTGTCGCCGGACTGGGTGAAGGCGACCAGGAACTTCGCGCCGAGCCGTTCGGCCACCTCGGCGGCCGCCTTGGCGATCACGCCGCCCTTGGTGCGCGGCTCCCAGTCGATGCCGGCCATCCGGTCCAGGCCGTGTTCCTCGGTGGTCTCCACGATGCGGGCCATGGTGCGTACGGCCTCGATCGGATAGATGCCGACGCTGGTCTCCCCCGACAGCATCACCGCGTCGGTGCCGTCCAGGACGGCGTTCGCGACGTCGGACGCCTCCGCGCGGGTCGGCCGGGCGGCGTTGACCATCGACTCGAGCATCTGGGTCGCCACGATCACCGGCTTGGCGTTGGTGCGGGCGAGCTCGACGATGCGCTTCTGGACCAGCGGGACGTCCTCCAGCGGCATCTCCACGCCGAGGTCGCCGCGGGCCACCATGAAGGCGTCGAACGCGTCGATGATCTCCTCGAGATTCTGGACCGCCTGCGGCTTCTCGATCTTGGCGATGACCGGGAGCCGGACGCCCTCCTCGGTCATCACCCTGCGGACGTCCTCGACGTCGCGGGCGGAGCGTACGAACGACAACGCGATCATGTCGGCGCGCAGGCGCAGCGCCCACCGCAGGTCTTCGTGGTCCTTCTCCGACATGGCCGGGACGGACAGGCCGACACCGGGGAGGTTGAGCCCCTTGTGGTCGGAGACCTTCCCGCCGATCAGGACCCGCGTCACCACGTCGGCGCCCTTGACCTCCTCGACCTCCAGCATGAGCCGGCCGTCGTCGACCAGGATCCGGTCGCCGGGACCGACGTCGCCGGGCAGACCGTCGTAGGTGGTGGAGGCGCGGGCCGCGTCACCGGGGCACTCGTCGGTGGTGATGGTGAAGCGGTCACCGTAGACGAGGTTCGCCGATCCCTCGGCGAACTTCCCGAGGCGGATCTTGGGCCCCTGGAGGTCGACCAGGACCCCGACCCCACGACCGGACTCCTCCGCCGCCTCGCGGATCATGCGATAGATCCGCTCGTGCTCGGCGTAGGTGCCGTGGCTCAGGTTGAGCCGGGCGACGTCGAGGCCGGCGTCGACCAGCTCACGAATCCGCTCCGGCGTGGAGGTAGCAGGACCAAAGGTGCAGACAATCTTTGCGCGACGCACGGCCCCGAGCCTATGCCCGCTTCGTCCGGCGTCACCATCGGGTGCGCCGCAGGGTCCCGTAGGCGGACAGCAGGACCGCCGCCCAGACGGTGGCATGCAGTGTTGCGGTAAGTAGTCCGCCCAGGTCAGCGGTGGGTTCGAGGCGCGCGGCGGAGACCAGCGGGGGCACCAGCACCCGGGCGGGCAGGGCGTCGCGGGATCCCAGCACCAGCACCGTGACCGGCGCCCCGACCAGGATCAGCGCCGACCAGCCGATCCGCTCGACGACCACCCGGCTGGCCAGCGCGCCGACCCCGAGCCCGGCCAGTACGGCGAGCAGGTGGATCCACACTCCGAACCCCAGCCAGGGCAGCGCCGGGCCCCGGATCCGCAGCGCGCCGAGGGCGTACGGAACGACGACGGCGATGACCACGATCGGCACTGTTGCGGCCAGGGCGGCCAGCAGCCCCGCGACGACCTCCCGCGTCCCGGAGCCGACCGCGGCGCGGGACAGCAGCCGCTGCCCGTCGGGTTCGGTGTCCAGCACGGTCTTTGCCTGCCACCCGAACACCGCGAACAGCAGCGCGGCGGAGAACGCGTACGCCTGGTTGGGCGCGGACCGCCCGCCGGCGTGTGCGCCGAGGACCAGCGCCAGGCCCGCCACCCACGGAGGCCAGGCCCGCTGGCTGGCGACGTACGCCGCCAGCCGCATCCGGGTCAGCGCGAGCGTACGGCGCAACCCGCCGGAGCCTGCGACACCCTCCTGGCCGCTCACGCCTCACCTCGAACCCGGCGTACGTCGTAACCGGCGGCACGCAGCCGGGCCACCTCGGCAGCGGGGTCGTGCGCCCGGACGACCACCTCGATCACGTGCCACGGCTCCGCTGAGCCCGCTGAGCCCGCTGAGCCCGCTGCGCCTGCTGGGTCCGGCGAGCCCGCTGCGCCTGCTGGGTCCGGCGACGCCTCGGCGAACGGCAACTCCTCGACCCGGCCGTCGCGTACCGACCACCGCCGGGTCGGGCCGAGGTCTGCCGACCGGCCACGGTGGTCGGTGATCACGCAGATCCCGCCGGCCTCCGTCACCTCGCCGACCAACGCGGGCAACTCGGCCTGGCTCGGCGGGTCCAGGCCCTCCCAGGGTTCGTCCAGGACCAGCAGTCCCGGCCTGGTGAGCAATGCCTGGACCAGGCCGACCTTGCGGCCGGTGCCCTGGGAGAGCTCGCCGAGCGGGACGGGGAGGTACGGCGTCAGCCGCAGGCGTTCGGCCAGGCGGGCGACCACGGCATCGGCGTCGGTGCGGCCCAGTCCGCGTACCTGACCCATCGCGCGCAGGTAGCCGGCCGCGGTGAACCGCTGGTCGGTGGGAAACCTGTCCGGGAGCCAGCCCACCACGGCGGGCCGGTCGAGGACCCGGCCCCGGCCGATCGGGGTCAGGCCGGCGAGTGCGCGCAGCAGGGTCGACTTGCCGGCGCCGTTGTGGCCGGTGACCACGATCGTGTCGCCGGGGCGCAACTCGGCCTCGACGCCGCGCAACACCCAGTCGTCCCCCGCTGCGTATCGGGCGTGCACGTCCTCCAGTCGCACATCGGATTTCTAGCAGAACGCGGTGTGAGGGAGCGAAGTGAACCGGTGACGCGAAGCGTGGCGCCCGGGCGGGAAGACGGCGCCGGCCCGCTCGGGGTATAGATCGGTCATGGAATCCGTGGCAGATCCGGACCAGCGAACCCGGCGGATCGCGTACGCGAAGGAACTCGCCGCCCGCCTCACCGACGACGACGTGCGCGTCCTGGCACTGACCTGGATCGACAACGCGGGGATCACGCGGGTGAAGACCGTGCCCGTGGATCGGCTGCCCGACGTCGCCGGCTGGGGCGTCGGAATGTCGCCGGTCTTCGACGTCTTCCTGGTGGACGACTCGATCACGGCGGGCCGGCACGCCGGCGGCCCGGTCGGCGACCTCCGCCTGTACCCGGACCTGCATCGGGTTGACAGGCTGGCGGCCCAGCCGGGCTGGGCGTGGGCGCCGGTCGACCGGCTGACCCAGGAGGGTGAGCCGTACCCGATGTGCCAGCGGTCCTTCGCCCAGCGGATGGCGGCGGCGGCCGCCGAGCGCGAGGTGGGTTTCCGGTGCGCGTTCGAGATCGAGTGGTACGTCGGTGTCATCGGGTCGAAGGACGACATGGAGCCGGGCGCGCCCGGTCCGGCGTACGGCATGTCGCGGCTCCCTGGCCTCTCCGCCTATGTGCCGGCGTTGCTCGAGGCCCTGGACGCGCAGGGTGTACCGGTCGACCAGTTCCACCCGGAGTACGCGCCCGGGCAGCTCGAGCTGTCCGTCGCCGCAACCGATCCGGTCGGCGCGGCCGACCGCTACGTGCTGGTCCGGGAGACGATCCGCGCGGTGTCGCGGGCGCACGGGCTACGCGCGTCGTTCTCCCCCCTGGTCGGCGCCGGCGCGGTCGGCAACGGTGCTCACCTGCACTTCTCGGCGTGGGCCCAGGGGAAGAACCTGTTCACCGGCGGGTACGGGCCGTACGGCCTCACCGACCGGGGCGAGTCGATCCTCGCCGAACTCGTCGCCCGGATGCCCGCGCTGTGCGCCGTCACCGCGCCCAGCGTGGCGAGCTACCTGCGGCTGGTTCCGCAGCAGTGGGCCGCGCCCTACCAGTGCTGGGGGCGGGAGAACCGCGAGGCCGCGCTGCGGCTGGTCACCGGTACGCGAGGAAGTGAGTCCCGGGCGGCCAACGCCGAACTCAAGTGCGTCGACGGAAGTGCGAACCCGTACCTCGTCGTCGGTGCGGTTCTCGCCATCGCACTCGCAGGTGTCGACGCGGGCCGGCCGCTGCCCCCGGAGGTGACCACCGACCCCGCGACCCTCCCGGAGGAACGCCGCCCGCCCAGGCTGCCGCAGTCGGTACT encodes:
- a CDS encoding glutamine synthetase family protein; this encodes MESVADPDQRTRRIAYAKELAARLTDDDVRVLALTWIDNAGITRVKTVPVDRLPDVAGWGVGMSPVFDVFLVDDSITAGRHAGGPVGDLRLYPDLHRVDRLAAQPGWAWAPVDRLTQEGEPYPMCQRSFAQRMAAAAAEREVGFRCAFEIEWYVGVIGSKDDMEPGAPGPAYGMSRLPGLSAYVPALLEALDAQGVPVDQFHPEYAPGQLELSVAATDPVGAADRYVLVRETIRAVSRAHGLRASFSPLVGAGAVGNGAHLHFSAWAQGKNLFTGGYGPYGLTDRGESILAELVARMPALCAVTAPSVASYLRLVPQQWAAPYQCWGRENREAALRLVTGTRGSESRAANAELKCVDGSANPYLVVGAVLAIALAGVDAGRPLPPEVTTDPATLPEERRPPRLPQSVLAAVDLLEEDEVLGEALGAPLLDTFATVRRAEAELFAGVNEEEIVSATRWRY
- the pyk gene encoding pyruvate kinase is translated as MRRAKIVCTFGPATSTPERIRELVDAGLDVARLNLSHGTYAEHERIYRMIREAAEESGRGVGVLVDLQGPKIRLGKFAEGSANLVYGDRFTITTDECPGDAARASTTYDGLPGDVGPGDRILVDDGRLMLEVEEVKGADVVTRVLIGGKVSDHKGLNLPGVGLSVPAMSEKDHEDLRWALRLRADMIALSFVRSARDVEDVRRVMTEEGVRLPVIAKIEKPQAVQNLEEIIDAFDAFMVARGDLGVEMPLEDVPLVQKRIVELARTNAKPVIVATQMLESMVNAARPTRAEASDVANAVLDGTDAVMLSGETSVGIYPIEAVRTMARIVETTEEHGLDRMAGIDWEPRTKGGVIAKAAAEVAERLGAKFLVAFTQSGDTARRLARYRSRVPLLAFTPEEIVRQQLALTWGVETFLVPTVSHTDEMVKQVDRALLAVGRCRRGDSVVIVAGSPPGIPGSTNALRVHRIGDAVAQAAPAYRV
- a CDS encoding ABC transporter ATP-binding protein; the protein is MRLEDVHARYAAGDDWVLRGVEAELRPGDTIVVTGHNGAGKSTLLRALAGLTPIGRGRVLDRPAVVGWLPDRFPTDQRFTAAGYLRAMGQVRGLGRTDADAVVARLAERLRLTPYLPVPLGELSQGTGRKVGLVQALLTRPGLLVLDEPWEGLDPPSQAELPALVGEVTEAGGICVITDHRGRSADLGPTRRWSVRDGRVEELPFAEASPDPAGAAGSPDPAGAAGSAGSAGSAEPWHVIEVVVRAHDPAAEVARLRAAGYDVRRVRGEA